A genomic region of Arachis stenosperma cultivar V10309 chromosome 9, arast.V10309.gnm1.PFL2, whole genome shotgun sequence contains the following coding sequences:
- the LOC130949197 gene encoding uncharacterized protein LOC130949197, which produces MAIDGGSLSSCNDGEWRRPTSASFLSPAHSLRTRSLFRLRDTPQATERGDGCKRGVTALLWVSSLVNLLKVKGKAWCHSQYMINCLNKQFYTAYTKKLLEQIFRIRMAEVFDMLMDVNARKFEWNFQVYVVHLWEVPNRFNEKEINGIEIVLQDVQGGRIQASIPKPLLKKWRGKIVEFKMYIMTHFIVVDKKGKTKTTNNRWSLSFSHRTTVQPVSKPSYPLEAFSFKPIPELLAADKLEDSVLIDVIGEVVGKEDPRELITSKGRETKRLAVILEDLENNSIGCVLFGDMVDQILPYLEEGRVEPLIVIAQFFKPSRWNVQSHFDVSKLRINPDLDEVKDFRNRRLSEKPSNSTRISQVTSHGPRSGADEIKNGDVVVKTIEEALSSSQEGPIWIAGTIVSINAGKDDWFYKSCRKCPKKVETPIGNRYECGKFKVEVLVYDGTGSIMLLMWDRETAQLCGRQAEQIKDEESSDGEGYPPTLDSIMDRRLLFKINVKASNMKQYDHVYTVMKICDDEDIVEMNHPKPVQNNASANLIETGCSDSIGISAVVVNMHNDTESMVSLDGVEDSVTSLKSKTPAKRVPMGLKQSVHVNIDTEDEFGFSTNKFSRKTGKRQRIQINESDN; this is translated from the exons ATGGCGATCGACGGCGGCTCCCTGTCCTCCTGCAACGACGGCGAGTGGCGGCGGCCAACCAGCGCCTCCTTCCTCTCCCCTGCGCACTCCCTTCGCACACGATCTCTCTTTCGCCTTCGTGATACTCCTCAGGCGACGGAACGGGGAGATGG GTGCAAGAGGGGAGTAACGGCGCTGCTATGGGTTTCAAGTTTGGTGAACTTGCTGAAGGTGAAAGGGAAGGCATG GTGCCATAGTCAGTACATGATAAACTGCTTGAACAAACAATTTTACACAGCATATACAAAAAAACTGCTTGAACAAATATTTCGTATAAGAATGGCAGAAGTATTTGATATGTTAATGGATGTGAATGCAAGAAAATTTGAATGGAACTTTCAGGTTTATGTTGTTCATCTTTGGGAAGTTCCAAATAGATTCAATGAAAAAGAGATCAATGGCATAGAGATAGTTCTTCAAGATGTTCAG GGTGGAAGGATCCAAGCCTCAATCCCTAAACCTCTACTCAAAAAATGGAGAGGTAAGATTGTTGAGTTCAAGATGTATATCATGACCCATTTCATTGTGGTCGACAAGAAGGGAAAAACCAAGACAACCAACAATAGATGGTCCTTAAGTTTTTCACATAGGACCACGGTTCAGccagtttctaaaccaagctaTCCTCTTGAAGCATTTAGCTTTAAGCCCATTCCGGAGTTGCTTGCTGCTGACAAGCTGGAAGATTCAGTTCTAATCG ATGTCATAGGGGAAGTGGTTGGCAAAGAGGATCCAAGAGAACTCATAACTAGCAAAGGAAGAGAGACTAAAAGATTGGCTGTCATTCTTGAGGACCTTGA AAACAATAGTATTGGTTGTGTGTTGTTTGGAGACATGGTTGATCAGATACTTCCATATCTTGAAGAAGGGAGGGTTGAGCCATTGATAGTTATAGCACAGTTTTTTAAACCCAGCAGGTGGAACG TGCAGAGTCATTTTGATGTCTCAAAGTTACGTATTAACCCTGATTTGGATGAGGTCAAAGATTTTCGTAATAG GAGGCTTTCTGAAAAGCCGTCTAACTCGACCAGGATAAGTCAAGTTACATCGCATGGTCCACGATCTGGTGCAGACGAAATAAAAAATGGAGACGTCGTGGTcaagacaatagaagaagccCTGAGCTCTTCACAG GAAGGACCTATATGGATTGCTGGTACTATTGTTTCAATTAATGCGGGAAAGGATGATTGGTTCTATAAATCGTGTCGAAAGTGTCCGAAGAAAGTAGAAACTCCAATTGGCAACAGATATGAGTGTGGCAA GTTTAAGGTTGAGGTATTAGTATATGATGGAACTGGGAGCATCATGTTGCTGATGTGGGATAGGGAGACGGCGCAGCTGTGTGGGAGGCAAGCTGAGCAGATCAAGGATGAGGAA AGTAGTGATGGAGAAGGTTATCCTCCTACATTGGATAGCATAATGGATAGGCGGTTACTCTTCAAAATAAATGTCAAAGCATCGAACATGAAGCAATATGACCATGTTTACACGGTGATGAAAATATGTGATGATGAAGATATTGTGGAGATGAATCACCCCAAACCAGTACAAAACAATGCTTCTGCTAATCTAATT GAGACCGGGTGCAGTGACTCGATTGGTATATCAGCAGTGGTGGTTAATATGCATAATGATACTGAATCTATGGTTTCTTTG GATGGTGTCGAAGACAGTGTCACAAGCCTGAAGTCCAAAACACCTGCAAAAAGAGTTCCCATGGGGCTAAAGCAGTCCGTGCATGTTAATATTGACACTGAAGATGAGTTTGGTTTTTCAACAAACAAATTTAGCCGAAAAACGGGAAAGAGGCAGAGGATTCAAATAAATGAGAGTGATAACTGA
- the LOC130951696 gene encoding nudix hydrolase 14, chloroplastic-like produces the protein MSQLWWFGLVFVVFHCRNAIDSSLFKQWLHNLQSEIGILANGTLALRQVLIQVPGIVFARGPAVTVLILLESDGETYVVLTEQARVPTGRIILELPTGMLDDDKGDFVGTAVREASLSLSNSLHSLVVPLTG, from the exons ATGTCTCAGTTGTggtggtttggtttggtttttgTTGTTTTCCATTGCAGGAATGCTATTGATTCCTCTTTATTCAAGCAATGGTTGCATAACTTGCAAAGTGAGATTGGGATTCTAGCTAATGGCACCTTGGCTCTGAGACAAGTTCTAATTCAG GTTCCAGGTATTGTATTTGCAAGAGGACCTGCTGTGACTGTGTTGATACTTCTGGAATCAGATGGTGAAACTTATGTTGTCCTTACTGAACAG gCAAGGGTTCCTACTGGAAGAATTATTTTGGAATTGCCTACTGGAATGTTGGATGATGACAAGGGTGATTTCGTTGGCACTGCAGTTCGTGAggcttctctctctctctccaatTCTCTTCATAGCTTAGTTGTGCCTCTGACAGGTTGA